The DNA sequence aaaacggcggcgttatcacgtaggaattgagtgagttctgcctccacttttggatctagttgggcgcctatgcgaACTGTCCTCTTAggatgctcgtctgagatgcagacaaccttcagcgacgtgtccgggttgaccggctccttctttacatatttctcctcctcatctctaggatcctcaaagatattcggtggtggggggtcattacccactgtcaggatttcatggcggcgcgttgaccgcgctatagtcgttgaataacattctcgtgccagctgttggcttcccctcacacagcctgtgccgttgggcgtggggaacttcatgagaagcatgtatccggcaatgatgcacttgagcttgttaagcgctggtcgaccaatgatggcattgtacgaactgaaacagtcgacaataatgaattccgtgtgcacctccgccatacatggactagtgccaataactagtcgcatgtaatccgaccctagtggctgtgtgacgtcaccggagaagctgagcagcggctcgtgatcctggagtagtttcttgttcagCTTGAGATGGTcttagcaaccgctgaagatgacgttgacagcggacccgcaatccaccaagattcttcccaccgagaatttgccaagaatggcatcgaccaagaatgggtcgtcatggggtaaatgtactccgcgctcctcctcctctgagaaggtaataggttcccaacctgatctcgGGAGTTTGGAGGAtctttcatagcggatgttgcaaacttccttcGGGTGGTTGGCGCGTTCATAgtgctttcttgccctgtgagacatgttggtgattggagcaccgccatcgatggtgttgatgcggcccaaggtctcaacgttggcaattactggtggtggttggcacaccttgaactgctccaatttgccgtcacggtacaaagtctcaatggccgtttttgagagcattgcagctattTGTATTGTGGCCGAAATccgcgtggtatttgcaccacttgcccgtgttcctgggtttgcctgtttttgggtattttggagggggtggcggtgggatctgatccttgcactgattatagatatcttcatgtgaggccgttaggaccgtgaaaacTACATACCGCTGCGAGGATTCCGCCTGCTTGTTGTGGTTATCCCTGtgagttgggcggtttcccttgtaataATGCTgctccttctgccgcttgttttgGTGGTGGCTCTGCGACCACTCCCTttttttgtcagttggcggtgctgagggggtcttgttagcggtttcctagTGACTGGAAGATGGTTGTGTTGACCttgttggcgttgctggtggtggggtctctccatatgtgatgaattccgcctgggcgtgaatgaccgcctcactcatgacatggtcgtacgtcgcattgggatgattgtaattgaggtgatagaggaacggtcccttgaggagtcccttcctAAAGGCTGCCgatgccatagttttgtctaggtcgcggcactgagatgctgccgcccgccaccttgtgacgaaggtcTTCAGTGATTCGTTCTCCCCTTGCTTAAAGCcgaacagctgacttgtgttgtgatgtccggcggacaataagatgaagcgggagaggaaagcgtgcgacagtgcatggaatgagccgacagatcctggcggacattcaaagaaccagttcattgcctcaccgtccaacgtttcgctgaacaaatggcataaggtggcgtcgtcgaaccccttgttgttggtgaccttcttgaaggtgtccatgtggacaaagggatcggtcattccgccgtaatgcgacatctttggggtttttgcatatgtcggtctgacagcctgcaggatGGCGGCGGAAAAGGGGTCaggtctggaagtgaagagcggGTTCCGAGTTGACTCCGGGACGCCCGtctccgcccggatcaacctctgctccagttggtgcatcctttccaatagctgggcggttGCATCGTCGTCGGAATCTGCCTGAATGACCTGCCGAGTTGGCCTGCGCCTAGGTATGGGCGGATCACCTTCAGTCCTTGCCCTGGCatccgagcggttggtgtgcggaaGTGATTCCGCCACCTGTTCTAACATTAGTTGAGGTATGGGCGGCGGTCCCATTCCCGACAAcccaggtgggttcagcggtacatgcatttgtacGACCGGCCCTGGCACCATTGTGCCGgcgctgggtcgactacgcctggtgcttcgtgactgctcgctctgtgccgggcggtcggtggccgccaaagtgttttttagttcctcaaaacgtgtcatGAGCGCAGCCATCTGTCTTTGGGCttcagccttttccttgcgctccgcctcacgttctctgtttgccttatgaagatccgccagtgctatctcgtacatggtgacgagatcttAGCCTGACGGGCGGCTGCCgcctggatttgcctcaccgccggggtttgTGAATAatgcgcggttaacgccgaacgcagggtcggagggttgggggatggcgggGAGTTCTGCCTGTTCTTCAGCTtttcccccgctatcgttagtcatggtgattgtagcgggatgaccttttgttcaaggattcccacaaacggcgccaatgttaatgcctaaaagtccagcggtagctggatctTAGCTAatgctgatccggtgggcggatcaaTATTTGTGTTGTTATCGtagctcccgttacctgtcaagtaaaatacaacgggcgtcagagggagaccgcgccagGCGGTCTTCTACtatctgatgcctaagttagtcaatatatttatgttgacaaagtaacagtaggtaagtattgaatgcgtagttaatgaggagagaggagagaaccttttataggtgaggaagagaccgatcttgtctttgttttcgatgtgggactgatatgcttcagttcccagtttcagaagcttctgatgtcatcttggcgcggcgcgtggcggcgtgtcggcggcgatctggagatggtccgatgctgaggttgtagcccgtctggcggtgtgtctgcatgtcattcctttggttggaattggtaCCTTTggtggtacaatgagcgtggcccattatagctaattatgcttgcagatgtacatgtatgtacaggcACCCAACCACCACCTCCAAACGTATAGTTTCTGGCCACCAGCACCGTAAGCCCTCACCGCCGCTGCAAGTCATCTGCCACTAAGAGCACGCACCATCGCCGAGAAGCCTTCACCACCGTGTCCCCGAGCGACGTCGTCCCAACCactataaaaagaaaataggatCAGATCTCCAAACCAGCCTCACCCACGTCACCGACCTGAATAGATCTCAACCCCCGACCTCCGCCTTCCTTGGTCGGCCCCCGTCGAGAACCAACAACTTCCGGCCAAACCCCAACAAGCACCGATGGATCTACCGATCAACCATTAAACTTCACCCCAAATTCGAACCCAGCCATAGCAGACACTCTTTGGAGAGTCCGAATGCCAAACTATCCACCATAACACCATTCTCCAGTCGAAGCGCAGGGAAGCAACCCAAATGAGCGAGCGAGGAATGAAGAAAAGCCTCAGACCAATGCGCTCTCCATATGATAAATCGAACACCGCAAGCCGGCCTAGACAGTTAACCACAAGGTTAATGATGACCCTGGCCATCAAGGTTTGGATTTTGAGAAGTTTTGTCAAAGGTAGAAGACgagtaaaccctagcagagcgctaggttAGAATCTTTATTATACTCTAATATTGAGATAAAAGATAATATTGATTAACGATGATCATTAGTTGACTGCAAAAATTAATAATTTCTAGTAAGTGCGACTTAGATGGAACTCTGTAGTCCGACCATTGTCCAACGGTGGACTAATACCTTTTTGTTCGACAAGAGGCGCAACACAACCATAAACTTGCTTACTAATCAAATACGACCACAAATCGGGCCTTGAAAGCTTACCATTCCTTCAACAATTTTATGTTGTTTTTGGATGACTCTTGCCATTTTTAGGATCAACATTTCTTAGCTTGTGTTTTAGTTTTAACCAAGTTATGCAGGAGCATATCTCATTTTCTTTAATCTTTACTTAATATATTAAttagaaagaaagaatgaaaacaGAGAGATAGGTACAGTCATTCACGTGTGGGCACTTAATTTCTTTGATCTGTATGATCAGAGTATTTAGACCCTAATCCCTTCATACAAGGTAACAAGGGATTTAGTTCCAAGGAACAAACAGAGAGTTATTATTCACTATTCAGTCACCACCCCCAAAAGGCCAAATCTTTAAAACCTCGTGACAGTCTGCTACACTCATAATCTTGAATCGTGTTGTGCGTGAATGTCAGCGCATTTGCCATTAGTGACCTACACGTTCTCTCCTCTCACTTGCATTTCGGATCACCACAAgaccttttctctctctctgctcaATAATATTCCAACCCTCAGCCCCATCCACCTTTTGAGAAATTCAACAACAACCCACCACGGAAAAAGCCAAGGAGACAAAATCCCAATTCTCCCTTCTGCTTTATTCTCTGCTCATTTTTGCTTCTGGGCTCttctcctttctttctttctgcctcTGAATTCCTGGGTTTTCTGATCCCCCGCAGATTCCTTCACTTTCTGTCATTCTGTGCCAATTCCCCAACAGGGTTTCTCTCATTTTTGCCCCTCTGCTTCATAAAGCAAGAAGCTTTGATTATGGTTTTGCTGTAATGGGTTTCTTTGTTTCTTGTGAAAAGTGGTCGTAGCTAGTTGGTGTTTTCGGTTTTGGGGCTAGTCTTTGAGTTCAAAGGACATGGGTGGGGGACAGAAGAGTGACAAAGAAAAAGTGGAGGAAGAAGATACTGATAATGAAGCAGGAGAGGGACTTCCCAGGCAGATGAGTGAGACTTCTGTTTCTGCAgctgaggatgatgatgatgaagaaaacaGCAACAAGATTCAGTTGGGTCCTCAATGCACTCTCAAAGAGCAGATTGAGAAGGATAAGGTGTGTGTTTTaccctttttttattattattattttttgtgaaTTATTAATGGGTGGTTGACTCTGTTTTTGCTACTTTGGTATTGGTGGTGGTTGACTTTTGTATCAGGATGATGAGAGCTTGAGGAGGTGGAAGGAACAGCTTCTTGGGGCTGTGGATTTTGAGAGTGTTGGAGGTATTAAAGTTTTACTAGAATTGCATTTCAAATATCTGAATTTCATGTCAATTTTCTTTTGACTTTGATTTTTTACTGTTGATCATTGCCAATGAGCAAAGTGGTTTTGAAAATAATTGAAGTGTAACATTTTCTGTGACTGTTTTCTTTCAAGGTCTTGTCTCTTTCTTGCTTTGATAATGATTCCTTATCTTAACAATAGTTGCATCTTAATAATTGATCACTATGGAGACTCAATGTTTTCTGGCTATGCTtgttcataaagaaactatcATGCAAGAATTGTACGTGTTTTAAATTTGATTATTGGAATTCCACTATCAATTTTCATGTTGCTTATATAGGGAGATAGAAAAAAGACTACAGATCATCTTAGACAGTGTTGTGACATATGCCTACGACGAAGCTATTTGATGTAAATATGGTCATGCAATGGCATCATGTTTGACCAGCCTATAATGTGCGAATAAATTTGCGGAATTTGGAATAATAATGATTATGTTTATTAGTTTGCTCTTTAATGTTACATGAATCGGGACCTTTCATTACCCCTGTCTCAGAATTCAACCATCTCAAAAACCTGCCATTTGATATTGCTTTTTGTGGACGGTTGAGGGTGTTAAACCCCAACCCCCATTCCAAAAAAGGAGAACTTGCCGCATATAGGACCTGTGTGAGTTGTAGTATAATTTCCGTAATTCTTCAGTTTAGAAATTTAATGATCGTTCACACATCTTTCATTTCACTAGAGTGTTCCAAACTTCCAAAATCTTGTTTCCTCCCATCTTATGGAAGATAAAGAAGAGGAATCTGTcatattgcttttgttttccCCCTCGTTCCGCATTCAACTTACTGGTGCAGCTAGTCATCTTTATTGGGTTGCTTTTGTTTTCCCCCTCGTTCTGCATTCAACTTACTGGTGCAGTTAGTCATCTTTATTGGGTTGCTTTTGTTTTCCCCCTCGTTCTGCATTCAACTTACTGGTACAGTTGGTCATCTTTATTAGAGAATTAATGGTACCATTCTTTACTAATTTCATATTAAGCCTGTATATATAGAAATAATTATTTGGCTTTCTGCAATCCAAGGCTCTCTAATATCTTACAGTCTGTGAAGACCATGAATTTCAATATAAAGTATGTGTTATCCATCTCTTTCCTCATTTTttaaattgttttattttttgcctTCTTGCTTATAccacttcttttccttcttttactACAGAAACTCTAGACCCAGAAGTAAAGATTATTAGCCTCTCAATCCTCACTCCTGATAGACCTGacattgttcttgatgttccgGACAATGGAAAACCCAAAGGCTTGTGGTTTACTCTGAAGGAAGGTAGTCCTCACAACTTGAAATTCTCCTTCCGAGTTAGCAATAACATTGTATCTGGCCTCAAGTACACCAATACTGTTTGGAAAACCGGCGTCAAGGGTAAGTCATTTGCATCTTAGTTCTTTTCTAAAGTTACATTGAAACATCATGCACTTGAGTGGTTCCATTCACACAGATTTTAATTTCAGTGGACAGCACAAAAGAGATGATTGGAACCTTCAGTCCTCAGCCAGAGCCATACACACATGTGATGCCAGAAGTGGTCACACCTTCCGGCATGTTTGCAAGAGGATCATATTCTGCAAGATCAAAGGTAAACCTGGACCAGTTAAAGTTACTTGCACAAATCTTACTAGAATGCAGTATTTTTACCATTAAATTTAGCAGTCAAAATTGCGTCCAAGTAATTGAAGTCATAATTCCCAAGTCTCAATCTGTTCTCTCTTCTGATCTGTCTTTTGTAGTTTCTCGACGATGATAACAAGTGCTACTTGGAAATCAATTACACCTTTGATATTCGAAAGGAATGGGCTGCGTGCTAGCATCTCTTTCATACAGATGATGTTCTTACTCCACAATTACTTTGAAGATTTTTCCCATTAATGACGCCCATTTACTATTTACTTCCTTGGTTATGTGAAGTTGATTACTATTTTTTTCTGTATGTGGTTAATTTTCATAACACTGGATTGCAAAGGAAGAGAGAAGTTGTTTTTGTGAGGGGATTCTTTGGTTACTACCTGTAATAAAAGGTGAGCTTAGATTGTATTTCTGATACTAGCATTTGTATGGTAACAACATTTTACAGTCTTTATCTTCGGATTCTTTAGCCAAAGCTAACTTGGACATGCTTTTGCTTTATTTCTGGATTTTTCCCAACTGAAATCATTGATAAAAATCGAAGCATTGGGCCATCCTGATTGTCAAATGGATCATAGCTCATTAAGCAGTTGGGCAATTTTGAGCTAATCTTAACTGACAACTTTAAGAAGCCATTGTTGCATTGAGTTGGTGAAGGATGCTTGTAATTCGCACTCAAGCAGTCAAGCAtgagtttattaatattgagtTCAGATTCCAGGTTTAAGGTGAGCATTCATTTTCTAGTATGAAAACAGAGCAGGGGTTTGAATTGTTCAAAATAGTCACTCTCAGTGAAACTTGAAAGTGGCATTGCCCTTTTTAAATGGGGAAAATGGATTATAAGGTTCCAAGATCAACAACCACGGATGAAAGGAACTGACGAGTCTAATTGGAATTAGAATCAGCTTGATTGAGCTATCTTAGCTGCTTTTCTGCACCTGAAAATAACTCACCATCCTCTCACCTCATGACTAATATCATACATATAGGTTTTTGTGTTGTAACATTGATGTTTTTGGACCGGTTATTGTACTTTTACTTCCTTCAAGTTTTTTCATAACTTATGATTAACTTTTTTCTTAGAGCAAAGGTAATGCAAGCTTGACATTTAGTTAGTTGAAAATGCAAATAGATTGGAGGTAGAAATCAGTTTGCTAATTAAGTGTGATCATGTGCCAAACCCCTGATCCTTGCTTTACTATTAGATTGAAAATTGCCACCACCTTCGCCACCTCTCTTTCAAGTCAAAGATCACCAATTTTAATTGATTAATCTATGCACTAAGCTGGATTTGACCGCTAATACCAATGGCTTTCACATGCCTAATATAGAATGATTAGACAATAAAGTCTTACTCGAGCAGGTAATACCGTAATAGAGATCTACTACATCACATAACAAAAATGTCAAAATCATTAAGAATCAAACTCTAGCAGCTAATTGAAATCTATTACATCACACGCAAAAAATGTAAAAACTATCAAGAATCAAACTCTAAATATTAATAGACTTTTATCATGTGATTAGATAATTTAGTaaactctaaaattttgaacagcTAATACAAATCAACAATTAGCCGTCACAACCAAACCGCACAATCCTTTGATGATTTTGAGAGAGCTCCATTGAATGGTACATGAATCAGGAGTAAtctatgtcttttttttttaatttttataccAACAGTATTAAtggcaagaatggtaagattagaTGTCTAAATGTCGAATTTTTCtcaaataattaaacattaCAACTGTCCTTACCACTacaaaattcctaatttctaaACATAAAGTGGGTTTACTTAACGTTGGGGTTTCCTAACAAAAGTAGCATAATTAGTACTAACATGATATTTAGGGGGTAAATGTCGGTGTGTCGGCGGGAGTATTGAGTACGACAGGGAGAAAGTGTGTCGTAGGCTCCGAAATTTGGACCGCTAATATTAACGGCGTGTCGTAATTTCTCGTGAGGGAGTGCGCATGTTTCCGCGAATCATTGGGTCACAGTTGGCACCCGAAACTTTTGGGCAACAACTGGACAGCAAACTTCTGTTGGCCCAAATCTCATGCTGGGCCCCCCACTATAACTATACTTATTTCTCACCACGAGATTTTGAACGCACAATCATACATTTCTGGTAACTTTTCGTGGTAATTATGATTTTGAACACACAAACATCAGTGCTAAAGTTATTTCTAAAAAAGAATTTGAAACAGTGTGTCATCACCATGAACTCAACATAAAATTAACCCCAGATGTTTGGTCTAGCGGAAATCTTACTAAGTTTTTAAGTTGAGCGAATGTGAGCTGAATACTCAAAGACGTCTAGCGTTTGATCATCCGTTTGTGAAAAAACACCTCTAAGAGAGAGTTAAATCAGATCCC is a window from the Rosa chinensis cultivar Old Blush chromosome 2, RchiOBHm-V2, whole genome shotgun sequence genome containing:
- the LOC112188025 gene encoding rho GDP-dissociation inhibitor 1; amino-acid sequence: MGGGQKSDKEKVEEEDTDNEAGEGLPRQMSETSVSAAEDDDDEENSNKIQLGPQCTLKEQIEKDKDDESLRRWKEQLLGAVDFESVGETLDPEVKIISLSILTPDRPDIVLDVPDNGKPKGLWFTLKEGSPHNLKFSFRVSNNIVSGLKYTNTVWKTGVKVDSTKEMIGTFSPQPEPYTHVMPEVVTPSGMFARGSYSARSKFLDDDNKCYLEINYTFDIRKEWAAC